From the genome of Methylocystis bryophila, one region includes:
- a CDS encoding heme NO-binding domain-containing protein — translation MYGLVNRALEELIIEKYGEEKWAETRKKARVEVEAFISNEPYPDDVTYHLVGAAHDILGFRVSDLMHEFGVRWMTKTAQENFGALLRAAGASLKEFLLNLPQFHAKVQLIYPKLRPPEFKCSDVGEDSLRLHYFSYRPGLVDFVAGLLDGLGEVYGALVTVTLLEAKAKGADHDVFEVKWISRAKSP, via the coding sequence ATCATCGAAAAATATGGAGAGGAGAAATGGGCAGAGACAAGGAAAAAAGCTAGGGTAGAGGTCGAAGCTTTCATCAGCAATGAGCCCTATCCGGACGACGTCACCTACCATCTTGTCGGCGCCGCGCACGACATCTTGGGTTTTCGCGTCTCAGACCTGATGCACGAGTTCGGCGTCAGATGGATGACCAAGACGGCGCAAGAAAATTTTGGGGCCTTGTTGCGCGCGGCGGGCGCAAGCCTCAAGGAATTCCTGCTTAATCTTCCCCAGTTCCATGCGAAGGTGCAATTGATTTATCCCAAGCTGCGGCCCCCTGAATTCAAATGTAGCGATGTTGGCGAAGATTCGCTCAGGCTGCATTACTTCTCGTATCGACCGGGACTCGTCGACTTCGTCGCGGGTCTGCTTGACGGGCTTGGCGAGGTCTACGGCGCGCTGGTAACCGTGACCTTGCTGGAGGCCAAAGCGAAGGGAGCGGATCACGACGTGTTTGAGGTAAAATGGATCTCTCGAGCGAAATCGCCATGA
- a CDS encoding PAS domain S-box protein, with protein sequence MMTNTSTEGLLRAFPFFLAWDESDVIVSAGPSLAKYCPRAKIGARTQEVFLLRRPSGLLSTEFARQNSSALFILEDRENGRVLRGSLLFLESPRSIVMLATPWITSPAQLLEYGLTLDDLGVQDQTLDMLQLLQTQEVAAEDLKRLNRMLTEQRAKLHEQEAQSRKLALVASRTDNAVIVTDATGRIEWVNDAFTRITGWRAGEVAGRKPGEFLQGPETDPKVARFMSEELRAGRGFTVKLINYRRSGEKFWFAIEVQPLFNEAGELTNFMAIESDITERKESEEAIQKYRQHLEEIVEERTRELQRNKFLLEAIVKSSPNGILLIDDQGRIKMTNAALDRMFGYGGSELLGRRVEMLVPQPLREEHALLQGAFPGGPSARPMGENADLHGQRKDGSIFPIDVALASFTVGDEQFVQATVADVTDRKRAESAWRELNATLEHKVEERTLELAAASAAKSEFLANMSHEIRTPMNGMLGLAQLLEREPLSEDQLTVVRRLRQAGQSLLGILNDILDFSKIEAGHLRLDPRPFELPPMLAQISSLLGVTAHEKGLNFHLDDPPLLSGALIGDALRLEQVLMNLLGNAIKFTERGAIDLRIQALSVTASHVRLRFEIKDTGIGISPQQLAGLFTPFTQADGAITRRFGGTGLGLSICKRLVELMHGEIGVESAPGAGSTFWFEAVFERSVERQATSLAPAPPAFECATRLSGLRCLVVDDSRMNREVVQRMLMHEGARAVLAGDGQQALQYLSAQNEAFDAVLMDVQMPVMDGLAATRAIREKLGLVDLPIIALTAGVLDEQRRQVLEAGADDFLAKPVDMDALVDVLLRFAGSRLRPPEASPTLPRIRGVDSEQALLMLGGDQDLFLQLLQSFVTEFAATPEEVRETLDRGDRRRAADLLHAFRGAAGYIGAGDSAQAAEMLEHSIRGDRSDLAFRVTAFETLASVLLEGARAHLASSGQGEDVRC encoded by the coding sequence ATGATGACTAACACGAGTACCGAGGGATTGCTGCGAGCTTTTCCTTTCTTTCTCGCCTGGGACGAAAGCGACGTCATTGTCAGCGCCGGACCCTCTCTTGCAAAATACTGCCCCCGCGCCAAAATAGGCGCGCGCACGCAAGAGGTGTTTCTTTTGCGTCGCCCGTCGGGATTGCTATCCACCGAGTTCGCGAGGCAAAACTCCAGCGCCTTATTCATTCTCGAAGACAGGGAGAACGGTCGCGTTCTGCGCGGGTCGCTGTTGTTCCTGGAGAGCCCGCGATCGATCGTCATGCTCGCGACTCCGTGGATCACGAGTCCGGCGCAACTGTTGGAATACGGGCTCACGCTGGATGACCTCGGCGTGCAGGATCAGACTTTGGACATGCTCCAGCTCCTGCAGACGCAGGAGGTGGCTGCCGAGGACTTGAAGCGGCTCAATCGCATGCTCACGGAGCAACGGGCCAAGCTGCATGAGCAGGAGGCGCAATCGCGCAAGCTCGCGCTCGTCGCCTCGCGGACCGACAACGCCGTGATCGTCACCGACGCCACGGGCCGAATCGAATGGGTGAACGACGCTTTCACCCGCATCACCGGCTGGCGGGCTGGAGAAGTGGCAGGGCGAAAGCCCGGCGAATTTCTGCAAGGTCCCGAAACCGACCCGAAAGTCGCTCGTTTCATGTCCGAGGAGCTGCGCGCCGGGCGCGGCTTCACCGTGAAGCTCATCAACTATCGTCGCAGCGGCGAAAAATTCTGGTTTGCGATCGAGGTCCAGCCCCTCTTCAACGAGGCGGGCGAATTGACCAACTTCATGGCGATCGAAAGCGACATCACCGAACGCAAGGAGAGCGAAGAGGCGATTCAGAAATATCGACAGCATCTCGAGGAGATCGTCGAGGAGCGGACCCGGGAGCTGCAGCGCAATAAATTCCTGCTCGAGGCGATCGTAAAAAGCAGTCCAAACGGTATCTTGCTGATCGACGACCAGGGCCGCATCAAGATGACCAATGCGGCGTTGGACCGGATGTTCGGATATGGAGGCTCAGAGCTCTTGGGGCGTCGGGTGGAGATGCTCGTTCCGCAACCGCTGCGCGAAGAACATGCGCTCTTACAAGGCGCATTCCCAGGCGGCCCCAGCGCCCGGCCAATGGGCGAGAATGCGGATCTGCATGGCCAGCGCAAGGATGGATCCATCTTTCCCATCGACGTCGCGCTCGCCTCCTTTACGGTCGGCGATGAGCAATTCGTCCAGGCTACCGTCGCCGACGTCACGGATCGCAAGCGAGCCGAAAGCGCCTGGCGCGAGTTGAACGCCACTTTGGAGCACAAGGTCGAGGAGCGGACCCTCGAGCTCGCGGCCGCCAGCGCGGCCAAAAGCGAATTCCTGGCCAATATGAGCCATGAAATCCGCACGCCCATGAATGGGATGCTTGGACTCGCGCAGCTTCTGGAGCGAGAGCCGCTCTCCGAAGACCAGCTCACCGTGGTGCGCCGGCTGCGGCAGGCGGGCCAGTCGCTGCTCGGAATCCTCAACGACATACTGGATTTTTCCAAGATCGAGGCGGGACATCTGCGGTTGGATCCGCGACCGTTCGAGCTGCCGCCCATGCTGGCGCAAATCTCCAGTCTTTTGGGAGTCACCGCGCATGAGAAAGGGCTGAATTTCCACCTCGACGATCCGCCGCTGCTTTCCGGCGCCTTGATCGGGGACGCGCTGCGACTGGAGCAGGTTTTGATGAACCTCCTCGGCAACGCCATAAAATTCACTGAACGCGGCGCGATCGATCTGCGCATCCAGGCGCTATCGGTCACGGCTTCCCACGTCCGCCTCCGATTCGAGATCAAAGACACTGGCATCGGCATCTCGCCGCAGCAACTGGCAGGTCTATTCACGCCGTTCACGCAGGCGGATGGGGCCATCACGCGCCGCTTCGGCGGCACGGGCCTGGGGCTGTCAATCTGCAAGCGCCTCGTCGAGCTGATGCACGGAGAGATCGGCGTGGAGAGCGCGCCGGGGGCTGGAAGCACTTTCTGGTTCGAGGCGGTTTTCGAGCGCTCGGTTGAGAGGCAGGCGACAAGCCTTGCGCCCGCGCCTCCCGCCTTCGAATGCGCGACGCGGCTGTCGGGGCTGCGATGTCTCGTCGTCGATGACAGTCGCATGAACCGTGAGGTCGTTCAGCGCATGCTGATGCATGAAGGCGCCCGCGCCGTCCTCGCCGGAGACGGTCAACAGGCCCTGCAATATTTGAGCGCGCAGAACGAAGCCTTCGACGCGGTGCTCATGGACGTGCAAATGCCGGTAATGGACGGATTGGCGGCCACGCGCGCCATTCGGGAGAAGCTCGGCCTCGTGGATCTTCCGATCATTGCGCTCACCGCGGGGGTTCTGGACGAACAGCGTCGCCAAGTGTTGGAAGCCGGCGCTGACGATTTCCTCGCCAAGCCCGTGGACATGGACGCGCTCGTGGACGTTCTGCTTCGTTTTGCCGGAAGTCGCTTGCGCCCGCCGGAAGCCAGCCCAACATTGCCGAGAATACGGGGCGTCGATAGCGAGCAGGCCTTGCTGATGCTCGGAGGAGACCAGGATCTATTCTTGCAGCTACTACAGAGCTTCGTTACAGAATTCGCGGCAACGCCCGAGGAAGTGCGCGAGACCTTGGACCGCGGTGATCGCAGACGAGCGGCGGATCTGTTGCACGCCTTCCGCGGCGCGGCCGGCTACATCGGGGCGGGCGACTCAGCGCAGGCGGCAGAGATGCTCGAGCACAGCATTCGCGGGGACCGCTCCGATCTGGCTTTCCGCGTGACCGCCTTTGAAACTCTGGCTTCAGTCCTCCTGGAAGGGGCGCGCGCGCATTTGGCGAGCAGTGGCCAAGGGGAGGATGTCCGATGCTAG